A DNA window from Anastrepha ludens isolate Willacy chromosome 6, idAnaLude1.1, whole genome shotgun sequence contains the following coding sequences:
- the LOC128867429 gene encoding putative uncharacterized protein DDB_G0271606 isoform X4: MSKFAWVTLTTNDTYSLGALVLAHSLRRTGTAHQLAVLVTPAVSEAMRQRLKDVYNVVQEVNVLDSQDAANLALLARPELGVTFTKLHCWRLIQFEKCVFLDADTLVLQNCDELFEREELSAAPDVSWPDCFNSGVFVYRPSVETFNKITEFAVQNGSFDGGDQGLLNLYFADWASSDIKKHLPFIYNVAAFASYCYLPAFKQFRDKIKILHFAGKLKPWLIQFNSENRTALTPSEYAHATDLIQLWWNIFCDNVHQNLSGTMCGAIAHYYYHYQPQQAQQQQHDHYLHHYEHEQHQHDHQHHEHSPSPTTHFYEFGEVKEFRDPWEDYYENLARERSDSIKNNEQQQQQEWQQHAPSEPESAPAPTPAPEWHEGEVEQSSSEVRSREWSQEQNEANNNQEQTWQEQQDYHYEEQEQPKEQYHDCGSYESHKHHEESQEQSTNLSTSDLNANENAEATATAKNQTIIYEADIHNENTAQKQQDFSPVTQPMHTDDTTTNTISARCSTDKQAFRSEEVNEKENKNNNNEAGLAGALSQLRLGEQRTPEQEAYEQLMRRQCWEAGQVDYAGQDSFDNIWKKITKTLESKPSASLPQEEDKSAIFHYENPMPPPPNNFIPLHVVGIEPVEPESERLERINRMLQASAAALEEQKAEKIQPRPLLSPAPTNTTASPRSRSPANNNTNSNNNNNNNTNTQGQNVQKNLKRTASPKPLQKQIQTQQLPQQQQQTLQRQLPQQQESVQKQVAQAIQQSAKIMQQSPQTPIQQQPTLQTRPPQQQQQQTVQPPPRRHNATQQQPTTQQPQRPLRQSQLQQQQAQTSQQSQAQSAAAKQILSKSNRKNK; encoded by the exons AATTTGCGTGGGTTACGCTAACAACGAATGACACGTACTCGCTGGGCGCTTTGGTGTTGGCACATTCACTGCGCCGCACCGGTACCGCCCATCAGTTGGCCGTCTTGGTGACGCCTGCCGTGTCGGAGGCTATGCGCCAACGCCTTAAAGATGTCTACAATGTGGTGCAGGAGGTGAATGTTTTGGACTCACAGGATGCCGCCAATTTGGCACTGCTCGCACGCCCCGAATTGGGTGTCACATTCACAAAATTGCACTGCTGGCGCTTGATACAATTTGAGAAGTGTGTCTTCCTTGATGCCGATACACTG GTGCTGCAAAACTGCGATGAGCTCTTCGAACGCGAGGAACTATCTGCCGCACCTGATGTTAGCTGGCCCGATTGCTTCAATTCCGGTGTGTTCGTGTATCGTCCCAGTGTGGAGACATTCAACAAAATCACAGAATTCGCTGTACAAAATGGCAGTTTCGATGGTGGCGATCAGGGCTTGTTGAATTTGTACTTTGCCGATTGGGCGTCCAGCGACATTAAGAAGCATTTGCCATTCATCTATAATGTGGCCGCATTTGCTTCCTATTGCTACTTGCCCGCATTCAAACA GTTCAGAgataaaattaagattttgcATTTTGCGGGCAAATTGAAGCCATGGCTCATACAATTCAATTCCGAGAACCGCACAGCGCTTACGCCTTCAGAATATGCGCATGCCACTGACTTAATACAGCTCTGGTGGAATATCTTCTGTGATAATGTTCATCAGAATTTGTCTGGCACTATG TGTGGCGCAATCGctcattattattatcattatcaACCACAACaagcacagcaacaacaacatgaccACTACCTTCATCACTACGAACATGAACAGCATCAGCACGATCATCAACACCATGAGCATTCGCCCTCACCAACTACGCATTTTTATGAATTCGGTGAAGTCAAAGAGTTTCGTGATCCTTGGGAAGATTACTATGAAAATTTAGCCAGAGAGCGAAGTGATAGCatcaaaaataatgaacaacagcaacagcaagagTGGCAGCAGCATGCACCATCAGAGCCGGAGTCAGCGCCGGCGCCGACGCCGGCGCCGGAATGGCATGAAGGAGAAGTAGAACAGTCTAGTAGTGAAGTGCGATCGCGTGAATGGTCGCAGGAACAAAATGAGGCTAATAATAACCAAGAACAAACTTGGCAAGAACAACAAGATTACCATTATGAAGAAcaagaacagccgaaagaaCAATACCATGACTGTGGTTCTTATGAATCCCATAAACACCATGAAGAAAGTCAAGAGCAAAGTACAAATCTTTCAACCAGCGATCTCAATGCCAATGAGAATGCTGAAGCAACAGCAACTGCTAAGAATCAAACTATAATTTATGAAGCTGATATTCATAACGAAAACACTGCCCAAAAACAACAAGACTTTTCGCCTGTAACGCAACCAATGCATACAGATGATACAACGACAAATACCATTAGCGCTAGGTGTAGTACAGATAAGCAAGCATTCCGTAGTGAAGAagtgaatgaaaaagaaaacaaaaataataacaatgag GCTGGTTTGGCTGGCGCTTTGTCACAGCTGCGTCTCGGCGAGCAACGTACTCCCGAACAGGAGGCCTACGAACAGCTGATGCGCCGCCAATGCTGGGAGGCAGGACAAGTCGATTATGCGGGCCAAGACTCTTTCGAtaatatttggaagaaaataacTAAAACATTGGAATCGAAGCCCAGCGCATCGTTGCCACAGGAGGAGGATAAGTCTG ccaTATTTCATTATGAAAATCCAATGCCTCCTCCTCCTAACAACTTTATCCCTTTACACGTAGTTGGCATTGAACCAGTGGAACCTGAATCGGAACGCTTGGAACGCATTAATCGCATGTTGCAAGCAAGCGCTGCCGCATTGGAAGAGCAGAAAGCGGAAAAAATACAGCCACGACCACTGCTGTCGCCGGCGCCCACTAACACCACCGCTTCGCCACGTAGCAGATCGCCCGCAAATAATAACACtaatagcaataacaataacaataacaatactaACACACAAGGACAAAATGTGCAAAAGAACCTCAAAAGAACGGCCTCACCAAAGccgttacaaaaacaaatacagacACAACAGTTGcctcagcaacaacaacagacaTTACAGAGACAATTGCCACAGCAACAGGAATCAGTGCAAAAGCAAGTGGCACAAGCCATACAGCAAAGTGCCAAAATAATGCAACAGTCGCCACAGACACCCATACAGCAACAACCAACGTTGCAAACACGACCGccccaacagcaacaacaacaaactgtaCAACCGCCACCACGTAGACACAACGCAACACAACAGCAACCGACCACACAACAACCACAACGGCCATTGCGCCAGtcccaactacaacaacaacaagcacaaaCTTCACAACAGTCGCAAGCTCAATCGGCAGCCGCCAAGCAGATCCTTAGCAAATccaatcgtaaaaacaaataa
- the LOC128867429 gene encoding glycogenin-1 isoform X2 yields the protein MSKFAWVTLTTNDTYSLGALVLAHSLRRTGTAHQLAVLVTPAVSEAMRQRLKDVYNVVQEVNVLDSQDAANLALLARPELGVTFTKLHCWRLIQFEKCVFLDADTLVLQNCDELFEREELSAAPDVSWPDCFNSGVFVYRPSVETFNKITEFAVQNGSFDGGDQGLLNLYFADWASSDIKKHLPFIYNVAAFASYCYLPAFKQFRDKIKILHFAGKLKPWLIQFNSENRTALTPSEYAHATDLIQLWWNIFCDNVHQNLSGTMSAQGFSSECEAEVVRYAGLAGALSQLRLGEQRTPEQEAYEQLMRRQCWEAGQVDYAGQDSFDNIWKKITKTLESKPSASLPQEEDKSGTS from the exons AATTTGCGTGGGTTACGCTAACAACGAATGACACGTACTCGCTGGGCGCTTTGGTGTTGGCACATTCACTGCGCCGCACCGGTACCGCCCATCAGTTGGCCGTCTTGGTGACGCCTGCCGTGTCGGAGGCTATGCGCCAACGCCTTAAAGATGTCTACAATGTGGTGCAGGAGGTGAATGTTTTGGACTCACAGGATGCCGCCAATTTGGCACTGCTCGCACGCCCCGAATTGGGTGTCACATTCACAAAATTGCACTGCTGGCGCTTGATACAATTTGAGAAGTGTGTCTTCCTTGATGCCGATACACTG GTGCTGCAAAACTGCGATGAGCTCTTCGAACGCGAGGAACTATCTGCCGCACCTGATGTTAGCTGGCCCGATTGCTTCAATTCCGGTGTGTTCGTGTATCGTCCCAGTGTGGAGACATTCAACAAAATCACAGAATTCGCTGTACAAAATGGCAGTTTCGATGGTGGCGATCAGGGCTTGTTGAATTTGTACTTTGCCGATTGGGCGTCCAGCGACATTAAGAAGCATTTGCCATTCATCTATAATGTGGCCGCATTTGCTTCCTATTGCTACTTGCCCGCATTCAAACA GTTCAGAgataaaattaagattttgcATTTTGCGGGCAAATTGAAGCCATGGCTCATACAATTCAATTCCGAGAACCGCACAGCGCTTACGCCTTCAGAATATGCGCATGCCACTGACTTAATACAGCTCTGGTGGAATATCTTCTGTGATAATGTTCATCAGAATTTGTCTGGCACTATG TCGGCGCAAGGATTTAGTAGTGAATGTGAAGCTGAGGTGGTACGATAT GCTGGTTTGGCTGGCGCTTTGTCACAGCTGCGTCTCGGCGAGCAACGTACTCCCGAACAGGAGGCCTACGAACAGCTGATGCGCCGCCAATGCTGGGAGGCAGGACAAGTCGATTATGCGGGCCAAGACTCTTTCGAtaatatttggaagaaaataacTAAAACATTGGAATCGAAGCCCAGCGCATCGTTGCCACAGGAGGAGGATAAGTCTGGtacttcataa
- the LOC128867429 gene encoding glycogenin-1 isoform X1, translated as MSKFAWVTLTTNDTYSLGALVLAHSLRRTGTAHQLAVLVTPAVSEAMRQRLKDVYNVVQEVNVLDSQDAANLALLARPELGVTFTKLHCWRLIQFEKCVFLDADTLVLQNCDELFEREELSAAPDVSWPDCFNSGVFVYRPSVETFNKITEFAVQNGSFDGGDQGLLNLYFADWASSDIKKHLPFIYNVAAFASYCYLPAFKQFRDKIKILHFAGKLKPWLIQFNSENRTALTPSEYAHATDLIQLWWNIFCDNVHQNLSGTMQQQHDHYLHHYEHEQHQHDHQHHEHSPSPTTHFYEFGEVKEFRDPWEDYYENLARERSDSIKNNEQQQQQEWQQHAPSEPESAPAPTPAPEWHEGEVEQSSSEVRSREWSQEQNEANNNQEQTWQEQQDYHYEEQEQPKEQYHDCGSYESHKHHEESQEQSTNLSTSDLNANENAEATATAKNQTIIYEADIHNENTAQKQQDFSPVTQPMHTDDTTTNTISARCSTDKQAFRSEEVNEKENKNNNNEAGLAGALSQLRLGEQRTPEQEAYEQLMRRQCWEAGQVDYAGQDSFDNIWKKITKTLESKPSASLPQEEDKSGTS; from the exons AATTTGCGTGGGTTACGCTAACAACGAATGACACGTACTCGCTGGGCGCTTTGGTGTTGGCACATTCACTGCGCCGCACCGGTACCGCCCATCAGTTGGCCGTCTTGGTGACGCCTGCCGTGTCGGAGGCTATGCGCCAACGCCTTAAAGATGTCTACAATGTGGTGCAGGAGGTGAATGTTTTGGACTCACAGGATGCCGCCAATTTGGCACTGCTCGCACGCCCCGAATTGGGTGTCACATTCACAAAATTGCACTGCTGGCGCTTGATACAATTTGAGAAGTGTGTCTTCCTTGATGCCGATACACTG GTGCTGCAAAACTGCGATGAGCTCTTCGAACGCGAGGAACTATCTGCCGCACCTGATGTTAGCTGGCCCGATTGCTTCAATTCCGGTGTGTTCGTGTATCGTCCCAGTGTGGAGACATTCAACAAAATCACAGAATTCGCTGTACAAAATGGCAGTTTCGATGGTGGCGATCAGGGCTTGTTGAATTTGTACTTTGCCGATTGGGCGTCCAGCGACATTAAGAAGCATTTGCCATTCATCTATAATGTGGCCGCATTTGCTTCCTATTGCTACTTGCCCGCATTCAAACA GTTCAGAgataaaattaagattttgcATTTTGCGGGCAAATTGAAGCCATGGCTCATACAATTCAATTCCGAGAACCGCACAGCGCTTACGCCTTCAGAATATGCGCATGCCACTGACTTAATACAGCTCTGGTGGAATATCTTCTGTGATAATGTTCATCAGAATTTGTCTGGCACTATG caacaacaacatgaccACTACCTTCATCACTACGAACATGAACAGCATCAGCACGATCATCAACACCATGAGCATTCGCCCTCACCAACTACGCATTTTTATGAATTCGGTGAAGTCAAAGAGTTTCGTGATCCTTGGGAAGATTACTATGAAAATTTAGCCAGAGAGCGAAGTGATAGCatcaaaaataatgaacaacagcaacagcaagagTGGCAGCAGCATGCACCATCAGAGCCGGAGTCAGCGCCGGCGCCGACGCCGGCGCCGGAATGGCATGAAGGAGAAGTAGAACAGTCTAGTAGTGAAGTGCGATCGCGTGAATGGTCGCAGGAACAAAATGAGGCTAATAATAACCAAGAACAAACTTGGCAAGAACAACAAGATTACCATTATGAAGAAcaagaacagccgaaagaaCAATACCATGACTGTGGTTCTTATGAATCCCATAAACACCATGAAGAAAGTCAAGAGCAAAGTACAAATCTTTCAACCAGCGATCTCAATGCCAATGAGAATGCTGAAGCAACAGCAACTGCTAAGAATCAAACTATAATTTATGAAGCTGATATTCATAACGAAAACACTGCCCAAAAACAACAAGACTTTTCGCCTGTAACGCAACCAATGCATACAGATGATACAACGACAAATACCATTAGCGCTAGGTGTAGTACAGATAAGCAAGCATTCCGTAGTGAAGAagtgaatgaaaaagaaaacaaaaataataacaatgag GCTGGTTTGGCTGGCGCTTTGTCACAGCTGCGTCTCGGCGAGCAACGTACTCCCGAACAGGAGGCCTACGAACAGCTGATGCGCCGCCAATGCTGGGAGGCAGGACAAGTCGATTATGCGGGCCAAGACTCTTTCGAtaatatttggaagaaaataacTAAAACATTGGAATCGAAGCCCAGCGCATCGTTGCCACAGGAGGAGGATAAGTCTGGtacttcataa
- the LOC128867429 gene encoding glycogenin-1 isoform X3, giving the protein MSKFAWVTLTTNDTYSLGALVLAHSLRRTGTAHQLAVLVTPAVSEAMRQRLKDVYNVVQEVNVLDSQDAANLALLARPELGVTFTKLHCWRLIQFEKCVFLDADTLVLQNCDELFEREELSAAPDVSWPDCFNSGVFVYRPSVETFNKITEFAVQNGSFDGGDQGLLNLYFADWASSDIKKHLPFIYNVAAFASYCYLPAFKQFRDKIKILHFAGKLKPWLIQFNSENRTALTPSEYAHATDLIQLWWNIFCDNVHQNLSGTMAGLAGALSQLRLGEQRTPEQEAYEQLMRRQCWEAGQVDYAGQDSFDNIWKKITKTLESKPSASLPQEEDKSGTS; this is encoded by the exons AATTTGCGTGGGTTACGCTAACAACGAATGACACGTACTCGCTGGGCGCTTTGGTGTTGGCACATTCACTGCGCCGCACCGGTACCGCCCATCAGTTGGCCGTCTTGGTGACGCCTGCCGTGTCGGAGGCTATGCGCCAACGCCTTAAAGATGTCTACAATGTGGTGCAGGAGGTGAATGTTTTGGACTCACAGGATGCCGCCAATTTGGCACTGCTCGCACGCCCCGAATTGGGTGTCACATTCACAAAATTGCACTGCTGGCGCTTGATACAATTTGAGAAGTGTGTCTTCCTTGATGCCGATACACTG GTGCTGCAAAACTGCGATGAGCTCTTCGAACGCGAGGAACTATCTGCCGCACCTGATGTTAGCTGGCCCGATTGCTTCAATTCCGGTGTGTTCGTGTATCGTCCCAGTGTGGAGACATTCAACAAAATCACAGAATTCGCTGTACAAAATGGCAGTTTCGATGGTGGCGATCAGGGCTTGTTGAATTTGTACTTTGCCGATTGGGCGTCCAGCGACATTAAGAAGCATTTGCCATTCATCTATAATGTGGCCGCATTTGCTTCCTATTGCTACTTGCCCGCATTCAAACA GTTCAGAgataaaattaagattttgcATTTTGCGGGCAAATTGAAGCCATGGCTCATACAATTCAATTCCGAGAACCGCACAGCGCTTACGCCTTCAGAATATGCGCATGCCACTGACTTAATACAGCTCTGGTGGAATATCTTCTGTGATAATGTTCATCAGAATTTGTCTGGCACTATG GCTGGTTTGGCTGGCGCTTTGTCACAGCTGCGTCTCGGCGAGCAACGTACTCCCGAACAGGAGGCCTACGAACAGCTGATGCGCCGCCAATGCTGGGAGGCAGGACAAGTCGATTATGCGGGCCAAGACTCTTTCGAtaatatttggaagaaaataacTAAAACATTGGAATCGAAGCCCAGCGCATCGTTGCCACAGGAGGAGGATAAGTCTGGtacttcataa